AAAAATCCATTCCCGATCTGGTACGTTTGTTAGACGTTTGATGGTGATTCGGTAAAATGGGAATGGGTAAATGGATGATTGATTCAATGGTCTAAATCCTAATTCTGGACCACAATTTTCGCAATCATCCACACTCTGATGTGACAATTGATCAGCTTTGCAATCCTTATGGACCTCTTCTCCCATTTTATTCCTTCAGATGTACCAATTTAATACCTTTATGTTTATTTTGCATAAATCGATTGGTTTGGCATAGGTCCAAAGCTATCCAACTCCGCTTATTTAATTTCAATTATCAAAATCTCCTTACTTTTGTGGTATATATATATAGAATATTTATATATGAAAAATATTGATTTAAAACAAATAACCCCGCATCTGATCACCATCGTCGCACTTTGGATGGTCTCCGTTCTTTACTTCCTGCCCGTGATGCAAGGCAAGACCATCATCCAGTCTGATATCCAGTCCTGGGAAGGAATGGCGCAAGAAGCCATACAATACAACGAAAACCACAGCGATCCTGCCCTCTGGTCAAACAGCATGTTCGGTGGAATGCCTCTGTATCAAACCATCCTGACCCCTAAAGGGAATCTTCTACGATATTTACAAGCAATCCCACTTGCTCTTGGTAAATCACCCCTCAATGTTTTTTTTGGGATCATGCTATTTAGTTATCTGGGTCTGCTCCTCTTTGGTATTCAAAACTACATTGCAGGATTGGGCGCTGTGGTGATCGCGCTGAGTACAGGAAATATGCTCCTGGTAGAAGCGGGTCACATGACCAAATTAATGGTGATCTCTTATGCCGCTTTAACCATGTCGGGATTGTGGTGGAGCTACAAGGGTAATCTTTGGTGGGGAATCCCGGTGTTTGCCTTTGGATTTGGGATGCAAATCATGAACAACCACGTCCAGATGAGCTATTACCTGATGATTGGTCTGATTCCAATGGCCATTCTCCATCTCATCCAAACCTTTAAAAGCGGGCAATGGAAGCAATTTATCATAGTCCATGTCTTACTGGGAGTGGCTGCCTTTCTGGGTCTGATGGCTTCGTCCACTACCCTCTTAACCACTCAGGAATACGTAGGACAAACCATGCGGGGAGGTTCTGTTTTATCCACTTCAAATACTGGAAATACAAGCAATAAATCGGGTCTGGAGTGGGACTATGCCACCGCCTGGAGCAATGGATGGCTGGATCTTTGCGCCACCATCATCCCCGGAGTCGCTGGGGGAGCCAATGGAGAAAAAGTCAAAGGCAACAATGCTTTGAAATCTGAATTGCGCAAACAGAAAATTCCTGTACAAGCCAATATGAGGGTCCCCACTTACTGGGGAGCCCTGCCTTTTACCGGTGGACCTTTCTATTTCGGCATCGTGGTGGTCCTTTTCTTTTTATTGGGTTTGTTCTTACTGGATCATCCGATCAAATGGTGGTTGGGTACAGCGACCTTATTATTGTGCCTGATGTCTTTGGGTAAGCACTTTGAGATCTTTAACCGGATTTTGTTTGATTACCTTCCCTATTACAATAAATTCAGGGCCCCAAGTTCCATTCTGACCGTCGCGGGTGTCTTGTGTTCCATTTTTTCGATCTTCACCATCAGCAAATTGTATACCGGTGATTTTGTCAAAGAAAAATTGCGCAAAAGTCTTTTGTACAGCACCGGAATTCTCTCTGCTTTTTGTTCCTTTTTCTGGATTCTGGGGCCTGGTTTTTTTGACATGTCAGGCGGACTGGAAACACAGGAGACTGCCATTCTGGTAGGATTGCGCAAAGCCATGATGTCGGCTGACGCCATGCGCGGATTGATCTTTGTACTCATAGCCGCCGCGATCCTTTATTTCTATGATCGTTCAAAAATTAAACCCATCGTTTTTTTAATGTCCATTGGCATCCTCAGCTTATTTGATATTCTAAGTATCAACCAAAGATATCTCAGCCATTCTGATTTTGTAAAGGCATCCGCCAAAAGCAGTGTCCATAATCCAAGACCCGTGGACCAACAAATTATGCAGGATCAAACAAAGGGTTATCGTGTCATGGATCTCACCAATGATCCTTACAACAACGCAATGCCTTCGTATTTCCACCACATGGTAGGCGGTTATCATCCGGCCAAACTCAGAAGGTATCAGGATCTGATCGATCGCTGCCTTGATGAGGAAAGTAAAATGTTGCAATCAGTCTTGCAAAATTTTAATGGCGATCCGAACGACAGCAATTTTGTAAAAGGAATGAATCAACTTCAGGTGTACAATATGCTCAATACAAAATATTTTATCCTGGGTGAAAGAGGAAAAGAAATCGTGCTTCCCAATTCTGCGGCCAATGGATCTGCATGGTTTGCTTCTAACATCCACTGGGTGAATACGGCAGATGAAGAAATCGGAGCATTGCGAAATCAAAATCTAAAATCCACTGCAGTGATCCACAAAGAATGGGAGTCAATGGCTGGACAAGCCGGTGACGGCCAGGGAGAAATATCTCTCCAATCCTACGAACCCAACAAACTGGAATACAATAGCAATTCGGGTTCGGATCAACTGGCGGTCCTCTCTGAAATTTGGTATGGACCGAACCTCGGCTGGACTGCAAGCATTGATGGCAAGCCAGCCGAACTGTTTAGGGTAAATTATGCCTTAAGGGGAATCAGCGTACCGGCCGGCAATCATAAAATCATTTTAGAGTTCAAACCCACCTCCTATACAATTGGTGAATTGCTCAGTTTTATTGGATCCGGAATTATGCTGCTGGTATTGGGATTGACCCTATGGTACAAAAAACGAAAACCTTCTGCATGATTTGTCTGGATTCTGTTCCGGCAATCTGCATACATTATCTGAAAACATTTTAGCCATGGGTATCATCAGGGCACAAAGTGTCAGATCGACCATTTTAATTTATACCGCCATGCTCATCGGTCTGATCAACCTTGTGTTGCTCATGCCACAATTTTTTACCAAAGAACAAATCGGGATGACACGGACCATCCTGACCCTGGCCTTGTTGTTGAGCCAGTTTTCAGAAATGGGTGCTTCGGGAATCACCTATCGCTTTTTTCCGTTTTACAAAAAACAAGGAGCTGAAGATTTGTTGTGGATTCTTTTGTTGATCACTGCAGCTGGGTTTACCCTGGTAGGAGGAATCAGTTATTTTTTTCGCGATTGGATCTTCTCCGGTTTTTATGCGGAATGTCCCGCACTACAAGATTATGAGCATCTGATTTTTCTGGCCACCTTCTTCACCCTTTACAATGGATTGGGCAGTTATTACTGTGCGGTCCATTTGAAAACTGTGGTGCCGCGTGCCATCAATGAACTCGTGCCCAGAATTGGCAATACCTTTCTCATTGTAGCATTTGCTTTGGAGTGGATTGATTTTTCTACTTATTTCACCTTGTTTACTGGCTTACTGATCCTGATGGTGGCATTGATTTGGGGCTATATTGTGTATTTGAAAAAACTGCATTTGTCTTTCAAAATTAGTCCGCTTACCAGACGGGTTTATAAAAAATTGTTGGTGTTTGGCGGCATGGGTTTGTTGGGTAACAGCCTTGGAACCCTCATCAGTTACATTGACACCCTTATGCTCGGCTCACTCAGCGGACAAGAAGATGTCGCCGTGTTTTCCATTGGGTATTATTTGATCACCATCATGACTGCACCATACCTGGCCATCATCGCGGTGGTAAGCCCGTTGTTGGCAAAAGCCATCCGACAAAAAGACTGGACTCAGGTTCTTGAGTATTACCAAAAGACTTCCACCAATCATTTTATCATCGGATCCTTTATTTTGGGAGGAATCGTACTATGCTTTGAAGATTTTATCAGACTACTGCCTCCAAGTCAAGGATATGAGGCTTCATTTTCGATTATTCTTTTTTTTGGTGTGGGAAAGCTATTGGGCATGATCTCCGGTTGTAATGCAGAGATCATCGCATATTCAAAATACTATCGTTTCAATTTCTATTTACAGCTGGCGGTCGCCGTCATCTGTGTGATCAGCAATTATTATTTTATATCATCCATGGGTTTGCAGGGTGCGGCGATTTCAGGTCTGATTTGCCTGATCATTTACAATGTGGCCAGATTTGTTTTCGTAAAAGTTAAATTGAACATACAACCCTTTACAAGATCAACCGTGCTTAGCATCCTATTGCTCGTCCTTGCTTTGTTGCTCAGTGCGCTGCTGACTTATTTTGCCAACATCAGGATTGAAGGCCACACCCACAGTTTTATTGTCATCAATTTATTCATTAAATCAGGAATCTGGAGCATTATCTTTATGACATTGCTCTATTGGATCAAACCCTCCGATGACATTCGGATATTTTTTGAAGTGATTAAAAGTAAATTTAGAAAACCGATCATCAAGTAATAAAATTAAAATGAATGGACAAAATGAATACAGCCTCATGAAGAAAGTATATGCCATCATTGGTGCAAGACCACAATTTATCAAACATGCTCCCATCGAATTGGCATCTAAAGGCAAATTTGAATTAAAGACCATTCATACCGGTCAACACTATGATTATAAAATGAGTCAGGTCTTTTTTGAAGAGCTTGGAATCAGCCAACCGGATCATATTTTGCAAGCAGGAGGAGGTACGCATGGTGAGATGACCGGAAAAATGTTGATGGAGATTGAAAAAATATTGATGGCTGAAAATCCAGACATGGTTTTGGTGTATGGAGACACGAACTCTACATTGGCTGGTGCTTTGTCTGCTGCAAAATTAAACATACCGGTCATACACATTGAAGCAGGTCTGAGAAGTTTCAATCGAAGCATGCCGGAAGAAATCAACCGATTAATGACAGATCATCTTTCTTCCATTTTGTTTGCACCTACGGATACGGCCATTGCCAATTTGAAAACCGAGGGCATTACCCAAGGAGTCTATAAAACGGGGGATGTCATGTGTGATATGATCCGCATTGCAAAGGAGCGAAATATACTAAAGGATTCTTCTGAGAATTTTATCTACATGACTTTGCACAGACCCTATAATACAGATGATCTGGATAGACTATATCAAATTCTGGATGCCTTGCAAGATCTGTCCATTCCGGTGAAGTTTTTTGCCCACCCAAGAAGTCGCCAGAGATTAAGCAGCGAAAACCATCAAAAAAACTGGCCCAAGCTGCAAATTGAAGAGCCCCTGTCTTATTTTGACAATTTGAATGCAATGCACCAATCGAAATGTATTATTACAGACAGCGGAGGCATTCAAAAAGAGGCCTACATTCTCCGTAAAAAATGCATCACCCTAAGAAGTGAAACGGAATGGACGGAGACTCTCCGGGGAGGCTGGAACCAATTAATCTGGGAAGACCTGGACAGACTAAAGGCAGCGGTTGAGTCGGTACCGGGCTCATATATAGAAGGTATTTATGGTGATGGACGTGGAGCAGATGAGATTGTGGAGAGGATTTGTTCGGCATTCATATAAAAGAACACAATGAAATTCAGTATTGTATATCCCACCAGAAATCGACCAGAATTATTGAAAGAAGGTATCCGGTCTATTCTTCTTCAGGAATTCCAGGATTGGGAATTAATTATTTCTGACAATGACCCCGGAAAATCTGCGGAAAATATTTTTAATCAATACAAAAAAGATGAGAGAATCAAATACCACTGGACGGGTGGTCAATTGGCCATGGCGGATAATTTTACCTTCGGTCTTTCAAAAGCCACCGGTGATTATGTGACCGTATTAACGGATAAGACAACTTTAATACCTTCCTGTCTTAATATTTGCAATGACTTATTAAATAAGGAGGAATATGATCTTATCAATTGGAGCGAAGCACATTTCTATCCAAGATCAAAAAATAACATTTCAAGTTCACCTGGTTTCTTGAGGATAGTTTATCAAACCAATGAATTTAAGATATTTGACCCAAAAGAAGAAATAAAATACTTATTGGAATTTAGAAAACACCGCAGCCATGATATGCCCCACTATTTCAGAGGTAAAATACTTTTTGGAGTGGTCAGAAGGAAATTAATAGCAGATTTGGTAGAAAAGAAAGAATTCTTTCTTAAGTATGCCCCTGACTATACCACAAGAATGATTGTATTGTCGAGAGCCCGTAAAGCGATTGAAATTACAGCACCACTCCAATGCGCTTTTATTAGCGGAGATTCAAATGGAATGCTATGTTCTATCTATCCGGATAAAGCCTTTGCTTTTTTTAATGATGCAGATCAACACTCAAATGTCAACACGTACTTTCCAATAAAAGGTCTCTATACAAGCCAACAAAACCATGTTGCAGGTGACTACTTGTTCAGCCTTTTCAAATTAGACATCCCTGCAAACATTAACATGACAAATTTATACCGAACAATGCTATTTGATTTATTGAAAGTAAAATGGAATAATCCCGAAACCAAAAATAAACAGATGAATTTGTTCTATAAAGCGATACAAGCTCAGAATATCAAATTTAGATTGTATTTTTTTCTTGTAAGTTATCCCATTGCAATTTTCTTGTATTGGAGATATCTTCTTAATAAACTTCGAATAAAAATATATTCCGAAACAAATTCCGGTTTAGTAAAATCCATTCTAAAACACAAAGAAGTAAATACAGAATATGAGAATATCACAGAAGCCAACTTGAATTTGGCAAACGAATTTAAAATGTTTTCTTCAAGTTCGAAGACCAAATGAAGTTTAATTTTAAAATACTGATTATTTTTCATTTACTTCTTTTGAGAGCCCATTCTCAAAATATTACCGAAGGTTACTTTCCACTTGAATATGCCAATCCAGATCTTGGCCCTTGTATTGCTTTAAATACCTTGCTTGACTCAAATCAAAACCTTATCCACATTTATAAAACAGCAGAAGGATTTAAAGTAACGATTTCAGATTCTAATTTTTATATTACGCATGAAAAACATTACAAACCATCGACAATTAAAATAATTGATTTATTCATGGTATCATTTAATAGCAACCATGAAGTGATTGTAGCCGGGACGGCAGAAGGCAATAAAATACTAATCATTAAATTAAGTATAGTTGGTGATATAATTTGGGCTAAATCTTTTTATAATCAATTTTCTTTTGATTTAAATGCTATGAGTATTAATAAATTCAACGAGATTTTTATTGGATGCCTGGCCAATTACCAAAAACCCGGACAATCCTATTTCACTTTGATCCTTGACAACAATGGCCAAACAATCAACTCACAAAATATCAGCTTAAGTATTCGCAATTTTTATTCTGCCTATTGTTCTGTTTCTACAGTGGACAATTCATTTATCCTTTCAGGATCTGGACCTCGAATTTCCAATCTTTTTTCACTGTGGCTGCTTAAAGTAAACAGATTTGGCTACGTTGAATGGTCAAAATTATACACTCCAAGATTTGCACCTGAACCAAATTATGGTGCCTTTGGCGTTTCGATCGAAGCTTTGGAAAATGATAGATATATGGTCATGGGAAGATATGGTGATGATTTAAGAGGTGCCAATCTTTTCCCAAATGAAATGGCAGGATTGATGGTAGAGATAAACGGATCGGGTGACATTGTATCCTCCAACAAATTACAATTTTCAAGTCCTGCGCATTGCAATCCTGTCGATATATTATATAAAAATGGAAATTACTACCTGATAGGCTCTGAAAGTTATACCCACTTGGGGAAGGGTTTATTTATAGCAAAGTATGACTCTGATAGGAATATAGATTTTGCAAAATATTTACCAGGAAATTTAAGGTATCCAAGAATTGAAATATATTCTGATAAACTTCTTTTAACAGGTTACACTACAATCCAAAATAAGAATTTCCAATATTTCAATAAAACGGATATCAATCATTTTGATTTGTGCAATGGACAAGCTGTATCAGCCCATTTCACACCCATTCAATTAACTGAAATGGATCATAGTTTTACATTTACGTCAACTGTCAGTCAAGCTGATGTGATTTTTGAACCCATTCAATCGCCTTGTTTAATGATCAATAAATTCATTTGCAAACGGGAAAATAATATCAATTTTCAACAAATCAATTATTCGAGGTACTTCGAAAATGACACAGCACTCTTCTTTTGCCAGGGAACTCCTATTTTTTTTAATGGAAAATATTATTCCAAGGCTGGAATCTATTATGACACCACACAATATTCTTCCAATGTATGCGACACCATCCACAAAATTTCAATTTCTGAAATCTTATCGGATTCTACTAAATTAGAATATTTGCTTTGTATAGGAGATACTTTGACCATTGGTGGTAAATCTTTTACGAAACCAGACCTGTACTACTTGTCTGACGTCAACAAATTTGGTTGCGACAGTATTATTGTCCTAGATTTGAAACAGAGAGATTTTAACTATCTGCAACAAAATTTTACCATTTGTCAAGGCGATTCCATCGAGATCAATGGAGTTTTTTATAAGAACAGCACCCGTTTTGTAGATACCATTTCGTCCATTGACCATTGTGATACCATTGTAAATAATAATATTCAAATGTTGCCGTATGGCCAGAGAATCATAAACCTGGATTTGTGTCAGGGGGATTCTGTCACAATAGGAAATAAAACGTATTACAATTCAGGTCATTTTATTGACACTTTGAGTACCAACGGTTTTTGTGATACCATCTACCATATTAATATTTTTGAATTATCCATTGACACCACCAATCAGGATTACAATATATGCATTGGAGATACCATTGTTGTTGACAATTTTAAATTCTTTACCGAGGGAAATTATAAAATTGGCCTTCAAAATATTCATGGATGTGATAGTCTTATTTTCTTAAAAATCTATATAAATGATTATTATTTTGATCAAAGATCCTACTCTATTTGTCTTGGGGATTCCATTCTCCTAAATGGAACCTATTACAAAGAAGAAACGCAATTCAAAGACACCCTTCTTTCATTTGAAACTTGCGACACCATTGTTGAATACCGCATCCATCTGTTAACTTACGGACAGCGTCAGCAAACTATTCAACTTTGCCCAGGTGACACTTTTTATATTGGAGAAAATAAATATTTCCAGTCAGGAATATATACCGATACCATTTCAACACCGGAAAATTGCGATTCTATTATTTATACACAAATATTACAGCTTGAAGAATCAAATACACTGTTAGATTTTTCTATTTGCGACAATGATTCAATATTAATTGATAAAAGGTATTATTCATCAGAAGGTACTCATACATTACATTATACAAATCATTTCGGATGCGACAGTATTGTTAAAATTTTAATTCACAGACACCGAAGTTCCAGCAATGTGATTGACACTTTTATATGTGAAGAAGAGAATATCAAAATTGGTAATAGCATCATATCCCAATCGGGTATTTACTTCATAGAATTAAAAAATCAATATAATTGTGATAGCTTAATCGAAGCCAGAGTAATGTCCAAAGATTGCTATCAGATATACATTCCCAATGCATTCAGTCCGAATCAAGACGGAGTCAATGATGAATGCAAAATTTACCACAATGGGGTATCAAATTTGAACATAGAAATATATGACCGTTGGGGAGGAATGGTGTTTAAATCCAACTCGGTTTCTGGAACCTGGGATGGAAATTCACAAGGTAAAGATTGCATGGTTGGTGTCTATGCCTAACTCATCAATGGAAAATACAACAATGGAAAATCCTTTCTATTCAAAGGAAACATTAGCCTAATGCGGTAATTATTTCATACTTTACGATCCATTTTATTTTTATGCACATCCTCCTCATCTACCATCAAAAACCAAGGCAACAGAGAAAAGCCATAGCTGCGCATTTGCAGGCCTTTGGCCGGCAGGAACAGCATCCGGTAGTGTATTGGAATATTGCCTATGGTGATCCTCCCTTATTAAATGATTCTACCTTTAATGCCATCCTTTTTCACTTTACTTTTTTCCTGCCAAACATCAACAAACCATTTGATCATTTATTTAAATCCTGGCCCAAACTCAAAAAAACCAAGATCTATAAAGCGGCAATGGTACAGGATGAATACATTCATTCAACAAGTCTTTGCCACTTTATGAAGGAATTTGGAGTATCTGAAATCTTCACCTGTCTTCCGGAATCTCTCTGGCAAACAGTCTATCCTTCAGCTTTTACAGGGATTCAACATTATCATACGGTCCTCACAGGATACATCGACGAAGACATGATTTCCAAATACAGCAATTATGCACTCCCCCACGAACAAAGATCACTCGATGTAGCCTACCGTGCGCGCAAAATGCCTTTTAATCTTGGATCTTTTGGCACTTACAAATGGAGACTCACAGAAATATTTTCTGAAAAACTAAAAAACAGCCATTTAAAAACCGACCTGTCCAATGATCCCAATCGGTTTATTTTTGGCGAGGATTGGTATCGCTTTGTCGGAAGTACAAGGACAATGTTGGGATGTGAGGGGGGATCCAGTTTACACGATCCGGATGGCAGCATCCGAAAATGCTGTGAAAATTATCAACTGGAATTCCCCGATGCCGATTTTGAAACGGTCGAAAGCCATTGCTTTCCAGGGCTCGATGGAAAATTTCCCTATTACGCGCTTTCACCACGACATTTTGAAGCAGCCGTGAGCAAAACCTGCCAGGTATTGATCGAAGGTGATTACAATGGCATCTTCCAATCCGGCGTCCATTACATTTCAATCGCCAAAGACTGGTCCAATCTGGAAGAGGTCATTCAAAAAATAAATGACCGTGAATACTGTGAAAAAATAGCAGAAAGGGCCTATGCCGACATCGTCGCTTCGGGACTTTATACCTATCCCCGCTTTGTCGAAACCGTCTTTCATCAAATTCAACTCCATCTCAAAGTACCTGAAATGTCCGGGCAAAACGCTTCGGCCACTCAGATTTTTAAGCTTTTTCACCAATATCCCTGGCTCTATTCTCCCTTCCTTTACTCCAAAGCCATGGTCACCGAATGGGCAAAAAGAGCCGTATGGTTTCTGGGTCTGGATCGCTTTTCCTGGTTTAAAAAACTGGAACAAAAGCTCTTTGGCAGCATTGCCACCCGATGATCCAGGTCCGGACTGATCCAAATATGATCAAATATTCTAATAAAATCGGCCAATTTTGAGCATCTTTGCGCCCGTTTTAATATCTTTTACAGAGCCTCATGTGCGGTATTGCAGGAATATATCAAAAACACTTATGCCGGAACCTGTCGGGAATGCAACTCGAATTGAGCCACATGAACCATCTCATCCGTCACAGGGGGCCCGATGGTTTTGGCCATCACTTTTCCGAAAACCTCCGCATCGGACTGACACATAGGCGATTGTCTATTATTGATACAAGTGCCACCGGAAATCAACCCATGGTTTTTGACAATGGTCAAACAGTCATCATCTACAATGGCGAACTCTACAATTACCTTGAGCTCAAAGACGAACTCAAGAGTCATTTTCCATTTAGGACGCAATCGGATACCGAAGTCATCGTCGCTGCATACCGGCATTGGGGAGAAGCATGCTTGCAAAGGTTTCGAGGCATGTTTGCTTTTGCCATTTGGAGTGCCGAAAAACAGGAATTGTTTTTGGCGCGGGATCGTTTCGGAATCAAGCCCCTCTATTTTTTAGAAACGGAAGAGGCCATTTATTTTGGCTCTGAATGCAAAGCCCTTTTGCCCTTTGTGGAAAAAGTAGAAATAGATCGGGAGGGATTGAAAGACTATCTGGCTTTCCAATTTTGCCTCGATGGAAAAACGCTGTTTAAAAATATCCGCGAACTGCTTCCGGCCCACCAAATGACCATCCGTCCAGATTCTGTCGAACTCAAACGATATTGGGAAGTCAATTACCATCCTGATTTTGAAAAATCCTCGGACTATTTTGAAAACGAATTGCGCGAACTGCTTCATGAATCTGTAAAATACCATCTCAGATCCGATGTGCCTGTTGGTGCTTATGTGAGCGGTGGTATCGACAGCAGTGCGATTGCCTCCATTGCCGCAGATGAATCGACCGATGAATTTTTGGGATTTACCGGAAAATTTTCCTTTGGCACAGATTATGATGAAAGTGCCTATGCATTGGATCTTGCGCGATCCAAGAACTTTAGCCTGCACCAAATTGACATCGTCGAAAAAGATTTTACGGATCAAATCCAAAAGGTGATTTATCATTTGGATTTTCCGGTGGCAGGTCCGGGTTCATTTCCACAATTCATGGTTTCTTCCTTGGCTGCAAAATACCGCAAAGTAGTTTTAGGAGGTCAGGGAGGAGATGAAATTTTTGGTGGATATACCCGATATCTGATTGCTTATTTTGAGCAATGCATCAAAGCCGCCATCAATGGGACTCAAAACAATGGTAACTTCATCGTTACTTACGAATCCATCATCCCCAATCTGATTTCCCTTCGCAATTACAAGCCCATGCTGCAGGAGTTTTGGAGAGATGGACTATTTGAAGAAATGGACCATCGGTATTTTAGACTGATCAACCGAGCACCTCATTTGGGTGATGCCATTCGTTGGGAACTGTTGGAAGATTACCATCCATTTGAAAGTTTTCAGAAAATATTTAATGGTGACAATGTAGGCAAACAATCCTATTTTGATCAGATGACCCATTTCGATTTTAAAACATTGCTGCCCGCCTTGCTCCAGGTAGAAGATCGCATGAGCATGGCACATGGATTGGAATCCAGGGTTCCACTGCTCGATCACAAAATAGTAGAACTGGCTGCCACCATTCCTTCCAATATCAAGTTTGAAAATGGAGATATGAAACACATTTTCAAAAAAGTTGTGAAGCCTCTGTTGCCAGATTCCATTCTTCAGAGAAAAGACAAAATGGGATTTCCAACACCCTTGGT
This window of the Saprospiraceae bacterium genome carries:
- the wecB gene encoding UDP-N-acetylglucosamine 2-epimerase (non-hydrolyzing), with translation MKKVYAIIGARPQFIKHAPIELASKGKFELKTIHTGQHYDYKMSQVFFEELGISQPDHILQAGGGTHGEMTGKMLMEIEKILMAENPDMVLVYGDTNSTLAGALSAAKLNIPVIHIEAGLRSFNRSMPEEINRLMTDHLSSILFAPTDTAIANLKTEGITQGVYKTGDVMCDMIRIAKERNILKDSSENFIYMTLHRPYNTDDLDRLYQILDALQDLSIPVKFFAHPRSRQRLSSENHQKNWPKLQIEEPLSYFDNLNAMHQSKCIITDSGGIQKEAYILRKKCITLRSETEWTETLRGGWNQLIWEDLDRLKAAVESVPGSYIEGIYGDGRGADEIVERICSAFI
- a CDS encoding polysaccharide biosynthesis C-terminal domain-containing protein — its product is MGIIRAQSVRSTILIYTAMLIGLINLVLLMPQFFTKEQIGMTRTILTLALLLSQFSEMGASGITYRFFPFYKKQGAEDLLWILLLITAAGFTLVGGISYFFRDWIFSGFYAECPALQDYEHLIFLATFFTLYNGLGSYYCAVHLKTVVPRAINELVPRIGNTFLIVAFALEWIDFSTYFTLFTGLLILMVALIWGYIVYLKKLHLSFKISPLTRRVYKKLLVFGGMGLLGNSLGTLISYIDTLMLGSLSGQEDVAVFSIGYYLITIMTAPYLAIIAVVSPLLAKAIRQKDWTQVLEYYQKTSTNHFIIGSFILGGIVLCFEDFIRLLPPSQGYEASFSIILFFGVGKLLGMISGCNAEIIAYSKYYRFNFYLQLAVAVICVISNYYFISSMGLQGAAISGLICLIIYNVARFVFVKVKLNIQPFTRSTVLSILLLVLALLLSALLTYFANIRIEGHTHSFIVINLFIKSGIWSIIFMTLLYWIKPSDDIRIFFEVIKSKFRKPIIK
- a CDS encoding glycosyltransferase family 2 protein, which encodes MKFSIVYPTRNRPELLKEGIRSILLQEFQDWELIISDNDPGKSAENIFNQYKKDERIKYHWTGGQLAMADNFTFGLSKATGDYVTVLTDKTTLIPSCLNICNDLLNKEEYDLINWSEAHFYPRSKNNISSSPGFLRIVYQTNEFKIFDPKEEIKYLLEFRKHRSHDMPHYFRGKILFGVVRRKLIADLVEKKEFFLKYAPDYTTRMIVLSRARKAIEITAPLQCAFISGDSNGMLCSIYPDKAFAFFNDADQHSNVNTYFPIKGLYTSQQNHVAGDYLFSLFKLDIPANINMTNLYRTMLFDLLKVKWNNPETKNKQMNLFYKAIQAQNIKFRLYFFLVSYPIAIFLYWRYLLNKLRIKIYSETNSGLVKSILKHKEVNTEYENITEANLNLANEFKMFSSSSKTK
- a CDS encoding YfhO family protein, translating into MKNIDLKQITPHLITIVALWMVSVLYFLPVMQGKTIIQSDIQSWEGMAQEAIQYNENHSDPALWSNSMFGGMPLYQTILTPKGNLLRYLQAIPLALGKSPLNVFFGIMLFSYLGLLLFGIQNYIAGLGAVVIALSTGNMLLVEAGHMTKLMVISYAALTMSGLWWSYKGNLWWGIPVFAFGFGMQIMNNHVQMSYYLMIGLIPMAILHLIQTFKSGQWKQFIIVHVLLGVAAFLGLMASSTTLLTTQEYVGQTMRGGSVLSTSNTGNTSNKSGLEWDYATAWSNGWLDLCATIIPGVAGGANGEKVKGNNALKSELRKQKIPVQANMRVPTYWGALPFTGGPFYFGIVVVLFFLLGLFLLDHPIKWWLGTATLLLCLMSLGKHFEIFNRILFDYLPYYNKFRAPSSILTVAGVLCSIFSIFTISKLYTGDFVKEKLRKSLLYSTGILSAFCSFFWILGPGFFDMSGGLETQETAILVGLRKAMMSADAMRGLIFVLIAAAILYFYDRSKIKPIVFLMSIGILSLFDILSINQRYLSHSDFVKASAKSSVHNPRPVDQQIMQDQTKGYRVMDLTNDPYNNAMPSYFHHMVGGYHPAKLRRYQDLIDRCLDEESKMLQSVLQNFNGDPNDSNFVKGMNQLQVYNMLNTKYFILGERGKEIVLPNSAANGSAWFASNIHWVNTADEEIGALRNQNLKSTAVIHKEWESMAGQAGDGQGEISLQSYEPNKLEYNSNSGSDQLAVLSEIWYGPNLGWTASIDGKPAELFRVNYALRGISVPAGNHKIILEFKPTSYTIGELLSFIGSGIMLLVLGLTLWYKKRKPSA